A stretch of Christensenellaceae bacterium DNA encodes these proteins:
- the radC gene encoding DNA repair protein RadC — protein MSDKKPNIHAGHRKRLRELAKVAGLETLPPHQILELFLSFVIPHKDVNPLAHKLIEEFGSLHAVFEAQPERLMEVDGIGEVAALFLSLCSQIPLVYQKNKIENKILLTSPSAVIRYLKSTIPVVGNEKFYLTYIDNKNELIKTESFGAGSVDNIQLNIKELVTKVLKHKIGGVIMCHTHPHGNANPSGEDIQFTRQFFMGLSSIGVPLLDHIILSAKDSFSFLNNGYIDEFKGMFKNMLYHSVQLKNIIKFNKD, from the coding sequence ATGAGCGATAAGAAACCCAACATTCATGCCGGTCATCGCAAGCGTCTGCGCGAACTAGCCAAAGTCGCAGGTCTTGAGACATTGCCTCCGCACCAAATACTTGAGCTGTTTCTTTCTTTTGTAATTCCACACAAAGATGTAAATCCTCTGGCTCACAAATTGATTGAAGAGTTTGGCTCACTTCATGCAGTGTTTGAGGCCCAACCCGAAAGACTTATGGAGGTAGACGGCATCGGCGAAGTCGCAGCATTATTTCTGTCTTTATGTTCACAAATACCTCTTGTTTATCAAAAGAACAAAATTGAAAACAAAATATTACTCACCAGCCCCAGCGCTGTAATCAGGTATCTCAAAAGTACAATTCCTGTTGTGGGAAACGAAAAGTTTTATCTTACTTATATTGACAACAAAAACGAGCTGATCAAAACCGAAAGCTTCGGAGCAGGCTCGGTTGACAACATCCAGCTAAATATCAAAGAGCTGGTGACTAAGGTGCTGAAACATAAAATCGGCGGCGTGATTATGTGTCACACTCATCCGCATGGGAATGCAAATCCATCAGGTGAAGATATACAATTTACCAGACAGTTCTTTATGGGTCTCAGTTCCATCGGAGTACCGCTTTTAGATCACATAATTCTGTCTGCAAAAGACAGTTTTAGTTTTTTAAATAACGGATACATTGACGAGTTTAAAGGAATGTTTAAAAATATGCTGTACCATAGCGTGCAGTTGAAAAATATTATAAAATTCAATAAAGACTAA
- a CDS encoding NAD(P)-dependent oxidoreductase — protein MKHKVKKVFIAGGTGFLGYKSAKLFLKMGAKVDTISLPGELDNLDWFDKRIGLTLGNLFEMSEEDIYEMLKDGGYDTFVYALGPDERITPPKPAYDFFYSKLVTECKKICSAVKRAGIKRCVIMNSYFTYFDQKYNGRLSKNHPYIRARVDQARELIELGSSGKFDVMILMLPYIFGTTEGRKPIWRDALLSHFDKFKSVMFPRGGGTAVVSAEGVAEAVVAASFNGEHAQMYPIGSTNMTYKELIGAMLEYGNDKRKYKEFPAFLCTLGVLGIKRKNKKEGKENGLDIAKLMTQIQNKKFYIDPHDTAQKLSYSELGFDGGGDILQSIKETMRVCFPERF, from the coding sequence ATGAAACACAAGGTTAAAAAAGTTTTTATTGCCGGAGGCACGGGATTTTTGGGTTATAAAAGCGCTAAGCTGTTTTTGAAGATGGGAGCAAAAGTAGATACAATATCTTTGCCGGGTGAGCTTGATAATCTGGATTGGTTTGATAAAAGAATAGGGCTTACTCTCGGCAATTTGTTTGAAATGAGCGAAGAGGATATTTATGAAATGCTGAAAGACGGGGGATATGACACCTTTGTTTATGCGCTGGGGCCGGATGAGCGTATTACTCCGCCTAAACCTGCCTACGATTTTTTCTATTCAAAGCTGGTGACGGAGTGTAAAAAAATCTGTTCCGCAGTAAAAAGAGCTGGCATAAAAAGATGCGTTATAATGAATTCTTACTTCACTTATTTTGACCAAAAGTATAACGGCAGATTATCAAAAAATCATCCGTATATAAGGGCAAGGGTTGATCAGGCTAGGGAGCTGATAGAACTTGGTAGTTCAGGCAAGTTTGATGTTATGATTTTAATGCTGCCTTATATATTCGGCACAACCGAAGGGAGAAAACCCATTTGGAGAGACGCCCTTCTTTCGCACTTTGACAAGTTTAAGAGTGTGATGTTCCCGCGCGGCGGCGGCACTGCTGTTGTTAGTGCTGAGGGTGTGGCTGAGGCTGTGGTTGCGGCAAGCTTTAACGGCGAGCACGCGCAGATGTATCCCATAGGCAGCACTAATATGACTTATAAAGAACTGATTGGTGCAATGCTTGAGTATGGCAACGACAAAAGGAAATATAAAGAATTTCCAGCATTTCTTTGCACGTTGGGAGTTTTGGGCATTAAACGTAAGAACAAAAAGGAAGGCAAAGAAAATGGACTTGATATCGCAAAGCTTATGACACAGATACAGAATAAGAAGTTTTATATAGACCCGCACGACACCGCGCAAAAACTAAGCTATAGCGAGCTTGGTTTTGACGGTGGCGGCGACATTCTTCAAAGCATCAAAGAAACTATGAGAGTGTGTTTCCCTGAAAGGTTTTGA
- the pnuC gene encoding nicotinamide riboside transporter PnuC produces MEDKQTAGKKRVMGGGYSALDLFLLIFGLATITTLLIVFQSNWLTVVCSVLGVLGVFMQAKGKIIAQFFCVSYAIFYIFLAFSNQYFGEVIVYAGFMVPLFVYGIIHWLKNRDKKDNTVIVRRNLSIKEWIGLGIMFPLVFVGVYFLLKFFNTAELIVSAISSVLVMLAVYLSVRRVKLNQIVFLLNDFAMGALWMLVVIKGDLSLIPFVTICLIYAIYDIYGLIQWAKLEKRQRVAAEIDSCKK; encoded by the coding sequence ATGGAAGATAAACAAACGGCAGGCAAGAAAAGAGTAATGGGGGGGGGGTATAGTGCTCTTGATTTATTTCTGCTAATTTTCGGACTTGCAACCATAACAACTTTATTGATAGTATTTCAGTCAAATTGGCTTACAGTTGTTTGCAGTGTTCTTGGAGTACTTGGCGTTTTTATGCAAGCTAAGGGTAAAATTATTGCACAGTTTTTTTGTGTCAGTTATGCAATTTTTTATATTTTTCTTGCGTTTTCAAACCAATATTTTGGCGAAGTAATTGTTTATGCAGGTTTTATGGTGCCGCTTTTTGTTTATGGAATTATTCACTGGCTAAAGAATAGGGATAAGAAAGATAATACTGTTATAGTACGTAGAAATTTGTCGATAAAAGAGTGGATAGGGCTGGGGATTATGTTTCCGTTGGTTTTTGTAGGCGTTTATTTTTTGCTTAAGTTTTTTAACACAGCGGAACTTATTGTCAGCGCAATTTCGTCCGTCTTAGTTATGCTTGCGGTATATCTTTCTGTCAGGCGTGTTAAGTTAAACCAAATCGTATTTCTTCTGAATGATTTTGCAATGGGAGCGTTGTGGATGCTGGTGGTGATTAAGGGAGATTTATCGCTTATTCCGTTTGTCACAATATGTTTAATTTATGCAATCTATGATATCTATGGGTTGATTCAGTGGGCGAAATTGGAAAAAAGACAAAGAGTTGCAGCTGAAATCGACAGTTGTAAAAAATAA
- a CDS encoding AIPR family protein, translated as MGKFKANEDFKKRRDLLDKYGDNARLLYALELRYGLEDIDSVAVEALTDEGDDQKCDLLYINEDEGYAVIAQAYEARTMVKGDLAPSHELAKENKAADLNTAIAWIFDDKKVSFIPSTLKSAIISFQENLENDNINNIYLWYVHNFDEDRNPKVRKQLEKVKDTTLAYLNTKYPKKNVNVEFVEVGINQLEKWYENSNKRIVIEDKLFIKVQDGFTIKGIHWEAFVTAVEGSWIKDIYLKYDKDLFSGNPRDYLGSQTKKLSINSGIRTTIEKDHDNFWPFNNGITALVNSFDFNEKTKKLTLKGMTIINGAQTTGAIASMDFKNVFYVPIRFITCKVNSIIDSIILNNNKQNEILTSDMRSNDSFQTRLRYEFSKYPKLFYSGGRRSDKKIDKEITQFDNYLVGQLLHAFHFDAHTAYNKRKYLWQEDNYYNAIFKDSLTPEHVIFLYSLSKAIDDYKFGLKLKGEGRIDKEEGIYSFFRMRGAKMLLVSAVSKCMDTILSRKIKDKFSLRFKDCTDFNNCVNLWNQLLKTIIGFYEHLQNGLDDGLKNRENIDKAIAAYSDYVYSIKESLGDRFAERFIKAVAK; from the coding sequence ATGGGAAAATTTAAAGCTAATGAAGATTTCAAAAAGAGAAGGGATTTGCTTGACAAGTATGGAGACAATGCCCGCCTTTTGTATGCCTTGGAGCTGCGCTATGGTTTAGAGGATATTGATTCTGTTGCGGTTGAGGCACTTACGGATGAGGGGGACGATCAAAAATGTGATTTGTTATATATTAATGAGGATGAAGGATACGCAGTAATTGCTCAAGCCTATGAAGCAAGAACTATGGTTAAAGGGGACTTGGCCCCATCACATGAGCTTGCCAAAGAAAACAAAGCTGCAGATTTAAATACAGCTATTGCTTGGATCTTTGATGATAAAAAGGTATCATTTATACCATCAACTCTTAAGAGTGCGATTATAAGTTTTCAGGAAAATTTAGAAAACGATAATATTAATAATATTTATTTGTGGTATGTACACAATTTTGATGAAGACAGAAACCCCAAGGTGAGGAAACAGTTAGAAAAAGTCAAAGATACTACGTTGGCCTACCTTAATACAAAATATCCAAAGAAGAATGTCAATGTTGAATTTGTTGAAGTTGGTATTAATCAATTAGAAAAATGGTATGAGAATTCAAATAAGAGGATTGTTATTGAAGATAAATTATTTATAAAAGTACAAGACGGTTTTACTATTAAAGGTATTCATTGGGAAGCTTTTGTTACAGCTGTTGAGGGGTCTTGGATAAAGGATATATATCTTAAATATGATAAGGATTTGTTTTCAGGAAATCCAAGAGACTATTTGGGTTCACAAACCAAAAAGCTTTCAATTAACTCAGGAATTAGAACAACAATTGAGAAAGATCATGATAATTTTTGGCCATTTAATAACGGTATTACAGCTTTGGTAAATTCTTTCGATTTTAATGAGAAAACCAAGAAGCTTACATTGAAAGGCATGACTATCATTAATGGTGCTCAGACAACGGGTGCAATAGCTTCTATGGATTTTAAAAACGTATTTTATGTTCCTATACGATTTATTACTTGTAAAGTTAATTCTATAATTGATAGTATTATTTTAAACAATAATAAGCAGAATGAAATTTTAACTTCAGACATGAGAAGTAACGATTCTTTTCAAACAAGGTTGCGTTATGAGTTTTCAAAATATCCAAAGCTTTTTTATAGTGGCGGCAGAAGAAGCGACAAGAAAATAGATAAGGAAATTACACAATTTGATAATTATCTTGTTGGTCAATTGTTACATGCTTTCCATTTTGATGCACATACGGCATATAATAAAAGAAAGTATTTATGGCAAGAGGATAACTATTATAATGCAATTTTCAAAGACTCTTTGACCCCAGAGCATGTAATATTTTTATATAGCTTGTCAAAAGCAATTGATGATTATAAGTTTGGTCTTAAATTAAAAGGCGAAGGTCGTATAGACAAAGAAGAAGGAATATATAGCTTTTTTCGAATGCGTGGTGCTAAAATGTTATTGGTTTCTGCGGTGTCAAAATGTATGGACACAATATTGTCAAGGAAGATAAAGGATAAGTTTTCTCTGCGCTTTAAAGATTGTACTGACTTTAATAATTGTGTTAATTTATGGAATCAATTGTTAAAGACAATAATAGGTTTTTATGAACACTTGCAAAATGGGCTTGATGATGGCTTGAAAAATAGGGAAAATATTGATAAGGCTATAGCGGCATATTCAGATTATGTTTATAGTATTAAAGAAAGCTTAGGCGACAGGTTTGCTGAAAGGTTTATTAAGGCGGTAGCAAAGTAA
- the pflA gene encoding pyruvate formate lyase-activating protein: MKGYVNSIESLATFDGEGIRYAIFLQGCNMRCHFCHNPETWCGSHVYDQYTPKELLNKILRYKNYFGKSGGVTFSGGEPLLQARFLAELSKMLKQHDINIVLDTCGSVFNDDVKKVIKLCDLVILDLKYPTEKEYHSYTRGSLKRTLEFLDYLETKKKDTWIRTVIVPGISDSTKYLEKYLNLIKPYSCITKYELLGFHTMGFAKYQNLGITNPLESTPALNPDKLIKLQNYVNSKLKNE; this comes from the coding sequence ATGAAAGGCTACGTCAATTCAATAGAAAGTCTTGCCACCTTTGACGGCGAAGGCATAAGATACGCAATATTTTTGCAGGGCTGCAATATGAGATGCCATTTTTGCCATAACCCCGAAACCTGGTGCGGGTCGCACGTATATGACCAATATACCCCCAAAGAACTGCTTAACAAAATATTACGGTATAAAAACTATTTCGGAAAGTCGGGCGGTGTAACCTTTAGCGGAGGTGAGCCGCTGCTGCAGGCAAGATTTTTGGCAGAGCTTAGCAAAATGCTTAAGCAGCATGACATAAACATAGTCCTTGACACCTGCGGAAGTGTTTTTAATGATGATGTTAAAAAAGTAATAAAGCTTTGTGACCTTGTCATACTTGACCTTAAATACCCCACCGAAAAAGAATATCACAGCTACACAAGGGGTTCGCTTAAAAGAACTTTGGAGTTTTTAGACTATCTTGAAACCAAAAAAAAAGATACCTGGATACGAACAGTTATCGTCCCCGGCATAAGCGACAGCACAAAATATCTGGAAAAATATCTAAACCTCATAAAGCCCTACTCTTGCATAACCAAATATGAGCTGCTGGGGTTTCACACCATGGGCTTTGCCAAATATCAAAATCTGGGCATAACAAACCCTCTTGAAAGCACACCCGCCCTAAATCCCGACAAGCTCATCAAACTTCAGAACTATGTCAACAGCAAATTAAAAAATGAATAG
- the pflB gene encoding formate C-acetyltransferase: protein MIWEEFKGTKWKKEIDVEDFIINNYTPYDGDETFLCGPTARTKKLFEKVEKLLAREHQKGGVLNVDTSVATGINAYNPGYIDKTLDIIVGLQTDAPLKRGINPFGGLRTCEQSCHEYGYHLPNLIKEQFKYRTTHNSGVFRAYTDEMRKARHCGILTGLPDAYGRGRLIGDYRRVALYGMDYLIAQKKVDKNIFGKSTMTEESIHNIEDLYLQIDAMEDLKKMALSYGIDISKPAESAKDAIQWLYFGYLGSVKEQNGAANSIGRISAFIDIYIERDLKKGILAEEAVQELIDDFIIKLRLVRHLRTSDYNALFAGDPTWVTLSETGLSSDGRHMVTKTAFRVLNTLYSLGPSSEPNITILWSDQLPLPYKQFCAKVSIDTDSIQYENDDMMRPIFGCDYAISCCVSAMKEGKQMQYFGARCNLPKLLLMALNGGKDEIKGEQIGPAGKVFEAGILDYNKVYKAYKEYSKWLSDLYVNTMNVIHYMHDKYAYESLTMGLHDTDVTRLMAFGISGLSVLADSFSAIKYAKVTAIKDERGIITDFSIDGDFPKFGNDDDRVDSIAQGITEDFYNNLIKTPCYRNAVHTLSILTITSNVVYGAHTGATPDGRKKGEPFAPGANPMHGRDKSGALASLNSVAKINYDYCRDGISNTFSVVPYTLGQTTQQQKNTLVELIDGYFKQKGHQLNVNVLNREMLIEAMNDPKKYPNLTVRVSGYAVNFNKLTKQQQEEVINRTFHEKI, encoded by the coding sequence ATGATTTGGGAAGAATTTAAGGGCACAAAATGGAAAAAAGAGATTGACGTTGAGGATTTTATTATAAACAATTACACCCCCTATGACGGCGATGAGACCTTTTTATGCGGACCCACAGCACGCACAAAAAAGCTTTTTGAAAAAGTTGAAAAGCTGCTTGCGCGTGAACACCAAAAGGGCGGCGTTCTGAATGTGGATACATCCGTTGCCACAGGCATAAATGCTTATAACCCCGGCTACATTGACAAGACGCTTGACATTATCGTGGGGCTTCAGACTGATGCCCCGCTTAAGCGCGGAATAAACCCATTCGGAGGCCTCAGAACATGCGAGCAATCATGCCACGAATACGGTTATCACCTCCCAAACCTTATAAAGGAACAATTCAAATACCGCACCACCCACAACAGCGGAGTTTTCAGAGCATATACCGATGAAATGCGAAAAGCCCGTCACTGCGGAATTTTAACAGGGCTGCCCGATGCCTATGGGCGCGGTCGTCTTATCGGAGACTATCGGCGTGTGGCACTTTATGGAATGGATTATCTGATTGCTCAAAAGAAGGTTGACAAAAACATATTTGGCAAAAGCACTATGACTGAAGAAAGCATACATAATATTGAGGACCTATATCTTCAGATTGACGCCATGGAAGACCTCAAAAAAATGGCGCTAAGCTATGGCATAGATATCTCTAAACCGGCAGAAAGTGCCAAAGACGCCATTCAGTGGCTTTATTTCGGATACCTTGGCAGCGTAAAAGAACAAAACGGAGCCGCCAACAGCATAGGCCGAATATCCGCCTTTATAGATATTTATATCGAGCGTGACCTCAAAAAAGGAATACTTGCCGAAGAAGCCGTTCAGGAGCTCATTGACGACTTTATAATAAAACTGCGGCTTGTAAGACACCTGCGCACAAGTGATTATAATGCACTGTTTGCCGGCGACCCCACATGGGTAACATTAAGCGAAACAGGTTTATCAAGCGACGGACGGCATATGGTTACCAAAACCGCATTTAGGGTGCTTAACACACTATATAGTCTGGGTCCGTCGTCAGAGCCCAATATCACCATTTTGTGGTCAGACCAGCTCCCGCTACCCTATAAACAATTCTGTGCAAAGGTGTCTATTGACACTGACTCCATTCAATATGAAAACGACGACATGATGCGCCCAATATTCGGTTGCGACTACGCCATTTCTTGCTGCGTTTCCGCAATGAAAGAAGGCAAACAAATGCAATACTTCGGAGCTCGCTGCAACCTGCCAAAGCTGTTGCTTATGGCCTTAAACGGAGGAAAGGACGAAATCAAGGGCGAGCAGATAGGCCCTGCCGGAAAGGTCTTTGAAGCGGGTATTTTGGATTATAACAAAGTATATAAGGCCTATAAAGAATATAGCAAGTGGCTGTCGGATCTTTATGTAAACACTATGAACGTAATTCATTATATGCACGACAAATACGCCTACGAAAGCCTGACAATGGGACTGCATGACACCGATGTCACGCGTCTTATGGCATTTGGAATAAGCGGCCTGAGCGTGCTTGCCGACAGTTTCAGCGCAATAAAGTATGCTAAGGTCACCGCCATAAAAGATGAGCGCGGAATAATAACCGATTTCAGCATTGACGGAGACTTCCCTAAATTTGGTAACGACGACGATAGAGTTGACAGCATAGCTCAAGGAATAACCGAGGATTTTTATAATAACCTTATTAAAACCCCATGTTACCGAAATGCTGTTCACACTCTCAGCATCCTCACCATAACAAGCAATGTGGTATATGGTGCCCATACGGGAGCAACACCCGACGGCCGAAAAAAGGGCGAGCCATTTGCCCCCGGAGCCAACCCCATGCACGGGCGTGACAAAAGCGGAGCACTAGCAAGCCTTAACTCTGTTGCCAAAATAAACTATGACTATTGCCGTGACGGAATATCCAATACCTTTTCGGTTGTGCCCTACACCTTAGGACAAACGACGCAGCAGCAAAAAAACACTCTTGTAGAGCTGATTGATGGTTATTTTAAGCAAAAAGGACACCAACTTAATGTAAATGTGCTCAACCGCGAAATGCTGATAGAAGCAATGAATGACCCCAAAAAATATCCCAACCTCACCGTTAGAGTAAGCGGCTATGCCGTAAACTTTAACAAACTTACAAAACAACAGCAGGAAGAAGTAATCAACCGAACCTTCCACGAAAAAATTTAA
- a CDS encoding DegV family protein: MSFKIFTDSGASLSKEQAEKHDITIMSMGYVINGEEFVGQDETEEFIKTVYKKMKEKETVSTNAVNSADLSDAFEKVLGSGEDILYIAFASTLSSSFENASNTAEEVNKKYKERKVVVIDSCCAAMGQGMIVIEAAKQKASGKTIDAVAKWVDENKMKAVHLFTVDNLAYLYRGGRLKKSTAIIGSMLHIKPLMHFDTLCKLTPYGKALGRNLALKAIANMVQKKIVNPEEQTIYISHAESINDALTLQKAISEKITVEDFEINDMGLVIGAHAGPGTLAVFFFGNR; the protein is encoded by the coding sequence ATGTCATTTAAAATTTTTACGGATTCGGGAGCAAGCCTTTCTAAGGAACAGGCAGAAAAGCATGATATTACCATTATGAGTATGGGATATGTCATAAACGGTGAGGAATTTGTAGGTCAGGACGAAACAGAAGAGTTTATAAAAACTGTATATAAGAAAATGAAAGAAAAAGAGACGGTTTCGACAAATGCGGTCAACAGTGCCGATTTGTCGGATGCATTTGAAAAAGTTCTTGGCAGCGGCGAGGATATTTTATATATTGCGTTTGCATCAACTTTGAGCTCAAGTTTTGAAAATGCAAGTAACACGGCTGAAGAGGTTAATAAAAAGTATAAAGAACGTAAAGTTGTTGTAATTGACAGTTGCTGCGCTGCTATGGGGCAGGGTATGATTGTGATTGAAGCGGCAAAACAAAAAGCAAGCGGCAAAACTATTGACGCCGTAGCAAAATGGGTTGATGAAAACAAAATGAAAGCGGTACATTTGTTTACGGTTGATAATCTTGCTTATCTTTACAGAGGTGGAAGGCTGAAGAAATCTACTGCTATTATAGGAAGCATGCTTCACATAAAGCCGCTTATGCATTTTGATACTTTGTGCAAACTTACTCCGTATGGCAAGGCTCTGGGGCGTAACCTTGCGTTGAAAGCGATTGCAAATATGGTTCAGAAAAAGATTGTTAACCCTGAAGAGCAGACTATTTATATTTCGCATGCCGAAAGTATTAATGATGCGCTGACGCTTCAAAAGGCAATAAGCGAAAAAATTACAGTTGAAGATTTTGAAATAAATGACATGGGTCTTGTTATCGGAGCTCATGCAGGGCCGGGAACTTTGGCGGTATTCTTTTTTGGAAACAGATAA
- a CDS encoding 1-acyl-sn-glycerol-3-phosphate acyltransferase, whose product MTKEELFRAIEERERAGEFDVRVVPTPENKIKKVKAGHKFIRRGPLNFLSCSFWRGLVITAGYVINFFGFGLKIKGRKNLKGLKSAIILSNHVHDLDNCMIRQAVAGHKLYITAGEFNNRKGWFGHALRSGGLLPFSADIHAMHNLGVAIDFYLKKNCYVLFYPEEALWHRYQKPRPHKKGAYHYAVKSGVPVVPAFIEWGRGKNPKKATVHIMQPIYPDDALERKARIKKMKDAAYGAYVAKYEEVYGKKLEYSNGSRPENFLENK is encoded by the coding sequence GTGACAAAAGAGGAACTTTTTAGAGCTATAGAAGAGCGCGAGCGGGCAGGCGAATTTGATGTTCGCGTTGTTCCTACTCCCGAAAATAAAATTAAAAAAGTTAAGGCAGGGCATAAGTTTATAAGACGTGGGCCGCTGAATTTTTTAAGTTGCAGTTTTTGGCGCGGGCTTGTAATTACGGCGGGCTATGTTATTAATTTTTTTGGTTTCGGGCTTAAAATAAAGGGCAGGAAAAATCTCAAGGGACTGAAGTCCGCCATAATTTTGAGTAATCACGTGCACGACCTTGACAACTGTATGATAAGGCAAGCCGTGGCGGGGCATAAGCTATATATAACAGCCGGTGAATTTAACAACCGCAAGGGCTGGTTTGGGCATGCTTTGAGGTCAGGAGGACTTTTGCCTTTCAGCGCAGATATTCATGCTATGCACAATCTTGGAGTTGCGATAGATTTTTATCTTAAAAAAAACTGCTATGTATTGTTTTATCCTGAGGAGGCTCTTTGGCACAGATACCAAAAGCCCAGACCTCACAAAAAGGGGGCTTATCACTATGCCGTAAAAAGCGGTGTGCCGGTTGTTCCTGCGTTTATTGAATGGGGCAGGGGTAAAAACCCCAAGAAAGCTACTGTGCATATAATGCAGCCGATTTATCCTGATGATGCGCTTGAGCGCAAAGCGCGTATAAAGAAGATGAAGGATGCAGCCTATGGCGCTTATGTAGCTAAATATGAAGAAGTCTACGGCAAAAAGCTGGAGTATAGTAATGGTTCAAGGCCGGAAAATTTTTTGGAGAATAAATAA
- a CDS encoding NUDIX domain-containing protein, translating to MEKIKEVLDLFNGAGEFLEKTIEREQNISEGEFVKLVLIWIKNSKGQFLIQKTSKKRGGVYAVTGGHVKSGQSCEEACISEIEEELGITAVKRELNYVGSFPYKNTRLFYTYCLLKEIDCKKLKYQKEEVDFAVWKNAEEIRELIENGELRETSVISFDLLKTNY from the coding sequence ATGGAAAAAATAAAAGAGGTATTGGATTTATTTAATGGTGCCGGAGAATTTCTGGAAAAAACCATTGAAAGAGAGCAGAATATTTCTGAGGGGGAGTTTGTTAAGCTTGTTCTTATATGGATTAAAAATTCAAAGGGGCAATTTTTGATACAAAAAACATCGAAGAAAAGAGGAGGAGTATACGCTGTTACGGGAGGACATGTAAAATCAGGGCAAAGCTGTGAGGAGGCGTGTATTTCGGAAATTGAAGAGGAGCTTGGGATAACGGCTGTAAAGAGAGAACTTAATTATGTTGGCAGTTTTCCTTATAAAAACACACGATTATTTTATACATACTGTTTGTTAAAAGAGATTGATTGCAAAAAACTTAAATATCAAAAAGAAGAAGTGGATTTTGCCGTGTGGAAGAATGCGGAAGAAATCAGGGAGTTGATTGAAAACGGAGAGTTGCGGGAAACGTCAGTTATTTCATTTGATTTATTAAAAACCAACTATTAG
- a CDS encoding glycosyltransferase family 2 protein gives MVSTLKIAFLVYIIITVVALLCYIPRITYFFWAFQKTKKLNNPVKNKLCILIAARNEPVGIIHTLDGLLNQTYDRQLYEIVVVVSKFDDTTIDVVKTKYPSVELYVAQNTKSKGEALDNAVKHFFEEKREYASYVLVDADNIVKNNFVEEANNAMMMEAGVIVFKKKVKNFESTNKKSRSLFCNCAGLVWIGVDDMGNKYRSSHNIACNMTGTGLMVKAEVLKAIGGFPCRTLTEDYELMCECMIRDIKTTYYEHAAVYTEEAVTHKEASKRRIRWLKGFTQCQKIYKGKIKEQTFDGEEIKFQNFDFLYGILPLLLFAVGAILGIAVQLVSGIVLLILQNNLCFLAFMYGGISLLFTYVLLVLYTLYQMIVAGKSYKISFWSKVCVLFFNPFYISEYILIYFKAKLSKECSWEVVERVPFSV, from the coding sequence ATGGTATCAACGCTCAAAATAGCATTTTTGGTTTATATAATCATAACAGTGGTGGCACTGCTTTGTTATATTCCCCGTATAACCTATTTTTTCTGGGCGTTTCAAAAAACAAAAAAATTGAATAATCCTGTCAAGAACAAGCTTTGCATCCTTATTGCGGCACGCAACGAGCCCGTGGGGATAATACATACTCTTGACGGGCTGCTTAATCAGACCTATGACAGACAGCTTTATGAAATTGTTGTGGTAGTATCAAAGTTTGACGACACAACCATAGATGTGGTAAAGACTAAATATCCAAGCGTAGAGCTTTATGTGGCTCAAAATACCAAAAGCAAGGGGGAGGCTCTTGACAATGCGGTTAAGCACTTTTTTGAAGAAAAAAGGGAGTATGCTTCGTATGTTTTGGTGGATGCTGACAATATAGTTAAGAATAATTTTGTAGAAGAAGCCAACAATGCTATGATGATGGAGGCCGGAGTTATTGTGTTTAAAAAGAAGGTTAAGAACTTTGAGAGCACAAACAAAAAATCCAGGTCGCTGTTTTGCAACTGCGCAGGCCTTGTCTGGATTGGCGTTGATGATATGGGCAATAAATATAGAAGTAGTCACAACATAGCGTGTAATATGACGGGCACCGGACTTATGGTAAAGGCAGAAGTGCTTAAAGCAATCGGGGGCTTTCCGTGCCGCACACTTACTGAGGATTATGAGCTTATGTGTGAGTGTATGATAAGGGACATTAAAACAACTTATTATGAACACGCAGCGGTATATACTGAGGAAGCCGTTACTCACAAAGAGGCCAGCAAGCGAAGAATTAGGTGGCTTAAAGGGTTTACGCAATGCCAAAAGATTTATAAGGGAAAAATAAAAGAGCAGACCTTTGACGGAGAAGAAATAAAATTTCAAAACTTTGACTTTTTATATGGAATACTTCCGCTGCTGCTTTTTGCGGTGGGTGCCATTCTTGGGATTGCCGTTCAGCTGGTGTCGGGAATTGTGCTTTTAATTTTGCAAAATAATCTGTGCTTTTTAGCGTTTATGTACGGTGGAATTTCTCTGTTATTTACTTATGTGTTGCTTGTGCTATACACGCTTTATCAAATGATTGTGGCGGGCAAAAGTTATAAAATATCGTTTTGGTCAAAAGTATGTGTGCTGTTTTTCAATCCATTTTATATATCGGAATATATTCTTATTTATTTCAAGGCAAAGCTTTCAAAAGAATGTTCGTGGGAAGTCGTTGAAAGAGTGCCGTTTAGTGTATAA